Below is a window of Halomicrobium mukohataei DSM 12286 DNA.
AGACGAGTGTGAGGACGTACAGCAGCGTGACGAGCGTGACTCCGAGAAAGAGCAGCGGCGAAAAGAGCCCGAAGCGAACGGCTCCGAGCAGCCCCAGGACGATCGCGGCCACGGTGACCGGGACCGCGAGGCCGACGCTCCGGCCGACAACCTTCCCGACGAGGATGTCGGTGCGGGTCACCGGGAGCCCCAACAGGAACTTCAGGCTGCCGGTGTCTCGTTCCTCGACGATCGCGCGGTAGCTCAGCAGCAACACGCCGAGTGGGAGGAGAACGCTCCCAGCCGACTGGAGGAAGGCGACCGTCATGTTCTGTCCGAGTTCGTCCCAGGCGAGGTACTGCGGGCGGTACGCCCAGCCGACGAGGAGGAGGGCCAATAACCAGGGACCTTTGGCGGTGAGAAGCGCGGACGCCTCGTTGCGAGCGATCGGAAACCATCGCGGGAGGGCCATACGATGGGGTCTGTCTCGCCATCTGATAATACTACCTATCATACGGAAAGTTGTAGGTCTTTACAAGATCGACCGCACGCCGTCGTGCGGTCGACTGGGTAAACGCCTACAACCGTCCGTATCAGTCACGAACTGCGAGAGCAGCGAGACGCAGCTACGGCGCACTCTCGTCGCCTTCGAGGCGGTCGATGACTTCTCTGATGTCGGCGCTCTCCTCGATGCTCTCCTTGACGTTCTCACGGCGGCGGACCTCGGAGGCGTCGGCGTCGTAGGCTCGGACGTACTCGGCGCGGCTGTGTTCGTCGAACGCGTGACGGATCGCGAAGTAGCCGTCGGGAAGCACCGCCCCACAGACCTTGCACGCGATCCGCTCGTGTTCGATAGACTGGTGGACGATGAGGTCCTCCACGCGTTCGAAAACTTCGCCGTCGGCGTCGATCGCACACTCCCAGCGTGGCATTATCCGAGGGGATGCGAGCCGAGCATAAAAACGTTCGTCACGGACGGCGTCGAGCGGGGCTCCAGACGGATCTGCCTCGCCGATCACGGCCCGTGTTCGAGCCGGTGTTCCCGGTAGAGGACGGCGGTAAAGAGGGCGAACGGGAGCAATCCGACGAGTGTCAGACCGAGACCTGCTGCGAGCAGCGGCGGCGGTGTCAGCGATTGGACGACCCAGAGTGTGACGACAGCGCCGGAGGCGATGAAAGACAGGACGCTGAGGATGACCAGCCCGAAACTCCACTTGCGGAGTTGCCAAGGGAGGTTCTGGGACTTGCGGAGCATCTGGATCAGGACGGCGATCGGCGGGATCACGAGTGCGACGAGCTGGAACAGCGCCAGTGCGACATCGAGGTCGGTCATCGCTCACCCTCCGCTCGGCGCTCAACGATGGTACCACCGTCGCCGACGGCCACGTCGGTCGGGCCGAGCGCGACCGAGCGAAGCACCCGCTCGGTCTCGGTGGCTTCGAGCGTCCATCGCTGGTCGCTGGTACAGCGCGTGATCCCACCGCCGTCGCCGACGGCGACGATCCGGTCCGTCTCGGCGTCGATGCCGCGGAGCGTCTGTGGCGCTGCTCTGACCGGCGTCCAGTTGCGACACGGGACATCGTACCGGTAGACGAGACCGCCGTCGCCGCTGACGAATAGTCCCGTCTGGGCGGCCGTGAGGTCTGTGAAGTTGACCTGTGCGTTCCTGATCCCGATACGCGTCCACTCGTCGTCGCGCAGAGCGTAGACGTTGCCGCTTGTGTCGGTGCCGTAGACGATGCTGTCGGCGGCGTCGAGTGCCGACAGCGTCGATCCCGAGCCGGGTTTGACGACGCCACCGAACGTCGGGCACTGATCGGCGTCGAGGTCCGCCCGAACCACTTCACCCGAGCTGTTGGCGACGACGAGTCGCTCCTCACCGGGCTCGCCGGAGATCGTAATAGCACACCAGGAACTCGTCTTCTCGTCGGGCGCGGAGAAGTCAGACTTGCGTTCGGAAGCGGTGTCCCACAGACCGAGGACACCGCTAGAGCCAGCGAACCAGCTCCGTTCGCCGTCGTCGGAGACGGTCGCGGCGTTCAGCGTCGCCGACCGTGCGTTGGGGCCACTGTCGATGACGACCCGCCAGTCGCCGTCCGGCGGTCGTCCGACGACAGTCCCTGCCTCTCCGACGGCGAGGGGACCGGCTGCCGTCCAGACGGCACTCGTCAGCGTCTTGCTCGTCGGGGAGCTGACGGTACGCCAGCGTGGCTGGGTCGACGACTCCGTCGTC
It encodes the following:
- a CDS encoding ABC transporter permease subunit — its product is MALPRWFPIARNEASALLTAKGPWLLALLLVGWAYRPQYLAWDELGQNMTVAFLQSAGSVLLPLGVLLLSYRAIVEERDTGSLKFLLGLPVTRTDILVGKVVGRSVGLAVPVTVAAIVLGLLGAVRFGLFSPLLFLGVTLVTLLYVLTLVSVATAVSAVTTSTVRATALVFGGFYLLLTVFWQRLASGPVYGALTGSAADPYAAPADGLLFVLLRLTPERAYGVVTNWLLGVGNSGAGYSVVLTKLQPGTNVNAFVVDAAFGQTTAPAYLHEALGLVVLVAWCILPLALARYRFERGDLA
- a CDS encoding DUF7565 family protein, giving the protein MPRWECAIDADGEVFERVEDLIVHQSIEHERIACKVCGAVLPDGYFAIRHAFDEHSRAEYVRAYDADASEVRRRENVKESIEESADIREVIDRLEGDESAP